The following proteins are co-located in the Streptosporangium brasiliense genome:
- a CDS encoding Ig-like domain-containing protein, whose protein sequence is MAISQRPRSALTTLTCALTTLLAAWVTPAVADTDAHTGATTRQATTQAAAPCIRHGQHNYPVDYYWKNVLGMRLGNGSVAVTTSPSLWGGQIAPGSTFTLTLTHRTARWPLLVRTYTTTWDLSSLRASADIVGQSGTGVINGNTLSITSPGTKTDPAAKVITFRVRPGTVGRSMTIRPTGISSVIAFPGQLGNNAPAPPIHIVSGQSISPTNAVDDTATTTEGTAVTVPVLANDTATAPTITSVTQPRHGAATISGNTVVYTPDPGLGGTDTFAYTITTACGSSTATVTVTVTCTREPINLVNGSFETPAVRRIDWNIPDASTNPAVGWHTTATDNKLEFWPSGAGGVPAADGRQFAELNANQVSTLYQDVPTVPGTQMTWSLYHRGRLGTDVMRVLIGAPGAPVPQTPTGASSPDISDGNTAWGHYSGTYVVPAGQTVTRFAFKSVSAAGGRPTFGNFLDGVVFQTPPCRPMTESAAKAG, encoded by the coding sequence ATGGCGATATCGCAACGGCCCAGGTCCGCGCTCACCACGCTTACCTGTGCCCTGACCACGCTGCTGGCCGCATGGGTGACCCCGGCGGTAGCCGACACCGATGCGCACACCGGCGCTACAACGCGGCAGGCCACCACACAGGCCGCCGCACCCTGCATCCGGCACGGGCAGCACAACTACCCCGTCGACTACTACTGGAAGAACGTGCTCGGCATGAGGCTGGGCAACGGGTCGGTGGCGGTCACCACCTCCCCCTCCCTGTGGGGCGGGCAGATCGCACCGGGCAGCACCTTCACCCTCACCCTGACGCACCGCACGGCCCGCTGGCCGCTGCTGGTGCGCACCTACACCACCACCTGGGACCTGTCGTCCCTGCGAGCCAGCGCCGACATCGTCGGCCAGTCCGGGACCGGCGTCATCAACGGCAACACCCTGTCGATCACCTCGCCGGGCACCAAGACCGACCCGGCCGCGAAGGTCATCACCTTCCGGGTCAGGCCGGGCACCGTCGGGCGCAGCATGACCATCCGGCCGACCGGGATCAGCAGCGTCATCGCCTTCCCGGGCCAGCTCGGGAACAACGCCCCCGCCCCGCCGATCCACATCGTCAGCGGCCAGTCCATCTCGCCCACCAACGCCGTCGACGACACCGCCACCACCACGGAGGGCACCGCCGTCACCGTGCCCGTGCTGGCCAACGACACCGCGACCGCGCCGACGATCACCAGCGTCACCCAGCCCCGCCACGGCGCCGCGACGATCTCCGGCAACACCGTCGTCTACACGCCCGACCCGGGCCTGGGCGGCACCGACACCTTCGCCTACACCATCACCACCGCCTGCGGAAGTTCCACCGCCACGGTCACCGTCACCGTCACCTGCACCCGCGAGCCCATCAACCTGGTCAACGGCAGCTTCGAGACACCCGCCGTGCGCCGGATCGACTGGAACATCCCCGACGCCTCCACCAACCCCGCCGTCGGCTGGCACACCACCGCCACCGACAACAAGCTGGAGTTCTGGCCCAGCGGCGCGGGCGGGGTCCCGGCAGCCGACGGCCGGCAGTTCGCCGAACTCAACGCCAACCAGGTCTCCACGCTCTACCAGGACGTCCCCACCGTTCCCGGCACCCAGATGACCTGGTCGCTGTATCACCGAGGCCGTCTGGGGACCGACGTGATGCGGGTTCTCATCGGCGCCCCGGGCGCACCCGTGCCCCAGACTCCGACCGGAGCCTCCTCCCCGGACATCTCCGACGGCAACACCGCCTGGGGCCACTACAGCGGCACCTACGTCGTGCCCGCCGGGCAGACCGTCACCCGGTTCGCCTTCAAGTCGGTATCGGCCGCCGGAGGCCGCCCGACGTTCGGCAACTTCCTGGACGGCGTGGTCTTCCAGACACCGCCCTGCCGGCCCATGACCGAAAGCGCCGCGAAGGCCGGCTGA
- a CDS encoding serine hydrolase domain-containing protein, which translates to MKPHALAPLLLTLPLLLASAPTPAAAQHTASAPPTRRQAVQAALEAIVTAGAPGALAETRDENGRWSGTAGTGDTRTHAPVPPNARWRIGSVTKTYIAALILQLAGENKLALDDPIDRHLPGLLPHGDQITVRMLLNHTSGIADYAATFGNTPAGLRRLAITTYTPRRLIAIGTGLPPTSAPGGAWAYSNTGYTALGLLIEKITGQNLTRALHTRLLSPHILPATHLPTTTRAIAGAHPRGYMRDENNHLEDITSFNPSNAWAAGAVISTAADVNRFFTLLLHGRLFPARLLTQMKQTVPVTPGFTYGLGLMKLTLTCGTTVWGHKGHIPGYATYSFHTDRRSITVAATALPAPDDAAVDQAMNQALNAEFCT; encoded by the coding sequence GTGAAACCGCACGCCCTCGCCCCGCTACTGCTCACTCTGCCGCTGCTGCTGGCCTCGGCACCCACACCGGCCGCCGCCCAGCACACCGCATCCGCCCCGCCCACCCGCCGGCAGGCGGTCCAGGCCGCCCTGGAGGCGATCGTCACCGCCGGAGCCCCCGGCGCCCTGGCCGAGACCCGCGACGAGAACGGCCGCTGGAGCGGCACCGCCGGCACCGGCGACACCCGCACCCACGCCCCCGTCCCGCCCAACGCGCGCTGGCGCATCGGCAGCGTCACCAAAACCTACATCGCCGCACTGATCCTCCAACTCGCCGGCGAGAACAAGCTCGCCCTGGACGACCCCATCGACCGGCACCTGCCCGGCCTGCTGCCCCACGGCGATCAGATCACCGTCCGGATGCTGCTCAACCACACCAGCGGCATCGCCGACTATGCCGCCACCTTCGGCAACACCCCGGCCGGACTGCGCCGCCTGGCCATCACCACCTACACCCCCCGGCGACTGATCGCCATCGGCACCGGCCTGCCGCCCACCTCCGCCCCCGGCGGCGCCTGGGCCTACTCCAACACCGGCTACACCGCACTCGGCCTGCTGATCGAGAAGATCACCGGCCAGAACCTGACCCGCGCCCTGCACACTCGCCTGCTCAGCCCGCACATCCTGCCCGCCACCCACCTGCCCACCACCACCCGCGCCATCGCCGGAGCCCACCCCCGCGGCTACATGCGCGATGAGAACAACCACCTCGAGGACATCACCAGCTTCAACCCCTCCAACGCCTGGGCCGCCGGCGCCGTCATCTCCACCGCCGCCGACGTCAACCGCTTCTTCACCCTGCTGCTGCACGGCCGGCTGTTCCCGGCCCGCCTGCTCACCCAGATGAAACAGACCGTCCCGGTCACCCCCGGCTTCACCTACGGCCTGGGCCTGATGAAACTCACCCTCACCTGCGGCACGACCGTCTGGGGGCACAAGGGCCACATCCCCGGATATGCCACCTACAGCTTCCACACCGACCGCCGCAGCATCACCGTCGCCGCCACCGCCCTGCCCGCCCCCGACGACGCCGCCGTCGACCAGGCCATGAACCAGGCCCTGAACGCCGAGTTCTGCACCTGA
- a CDS encoding aminotransferase-like domain-containing protein encodes MADSSTSAELVESLRPLLARMAPGDRLPSSRELIERFRVGPGTVSRAIAVLIAEGTVVTRPGIGTFVAPRPARPAATPGDTSWQEITLAGREYDPGNAVEAAHPPLEGGIAMSGGYLHETLQPTRALAAALARAARRPDAWHRAPTAGLEPLRAIFARAVGGAVTAQDVLITGGGQGALSMLFRAVAAPGSPVLMESPTYPGALAAARAAGLRPIPVPMDDDGVRPDLLASAFDMTGASLLYCQPTFHNPTGTVLAPDRRRRIVEVARAAGAFLIEDDFARHLGHGRPPLAPLVADDPDGTVVHLTSLTKPASPSLRIGAVIARGPVTRRLLGMRYVDDFFVARPLQEAAIELLSTPAWDRHLQALAGALRERCAALAGALARQVPDWTLTRVPEGGLHLWVRLPSGRQAVAVADAAQARGVFVNPGNRYFPAEPPDAYLRLSFAAAANIAELVEGASRLG; translated from the coding sequence GTGGCGGACAGTAGCACTTCTGCGGAGTTGGTCGAGAGCCTCCGGCCCCTGCTGGCCCGTATGGCGCCCGGCGACCGGTTGCCGAGCAGCCGAGAGCTGATCGAGCGCTTCCGGGTCGGGCCCGGCACGGTGTCCCGTGCGATCGCCGTGCTGATCGCCGAGGGCACCGTGGTCACCCGCCCGGGAATCGGCACGTTCGTCGCCCCTCGCCCGGCCCGTCCGGCCGCGACGCCGGGTGACACGTCGTGGCAGGAGATCACGCTGGCCGGCCGGGAGTACGACCCGGGCAACGCCGTCGAGGCGGCCCACCCTCCGCTGGAGGGAGGGATCGCGATGTCCGGCGGCTACCTTCACGAGACGCTGCAGCCGACGCGGGCGCTGGCGGCCGCCCTCGCCCGCGCGGCGCGCCGCCCGGACGCCTGGCACCGCGCGCCGACAGCGGGCCTGGAACCACTGCGCGCCATCTTCGCCCGAGCGGTGGGCGGCGCCGTGACCGCGCAGGACGTGCTGATCACCGGTGGCGGCCAGGGCGCGCTGTCCATGCTGTTCCGCGCCGTCGCGGCACCGGGGAGCCCGGTGCTGATGGAGTCGCCCACCTACCCGGGGGCCCTGGCCGCCGCCCGGGCCGCGGGGCTGCGCCCGATCCCCGTCCCCATGGACGACGACGGCGTCCGTCCCGACCTGCTGGCGAGCGCCTTCGACATGACCGGAGCCTCCCTTCTGTACTGCCAGCCCACCTTCCACAACCCCACGGGGACGGTGCTGGCCCCCGACAGGCGCCGCCGGATCGTCGAGGTCGCGCGGGCCGCGGGCGCCTTCCTCATCGAGGACGACTTCGCCAGGCACCTCGGCCACGGACGCCCCCCGCTCGCCCCGCTGGTCGCCGACGACCCCGACGGGACCGTCGTCCACCTGACCTCCCTGACCAAGCCCGCCTCTCCCAGCCTGCGCATCGGCGCCGTCATCGCCCGCGGCCCGGTGACGCGGCGGCTGCTCGGCATGCGCTACGTCGACGACTTCTTCGTCGCCCGGCCGCTGCAGGAGGCGGCGATCGAGTTGCTCAGCACGCCTGCGTGGGATCGCCACCTCCAGGCTCTGGCCGGCGCGCTGCGCGAACGGTGCGCCGCCCTCGCCGGCGCCCTGGCCCGCCAGGTCCCCGATTGGACGCTCACCCGAGTGCCGGAGGGCGGGCTCCACCTGTGGGTCCGGCTGCCGTCCGGCCGGCAGGCCGTCGCTGTGGCCGACGCCGCCCAGGCCCGCGGCGTCTTCGTCAACCCCGGCAACCGCTACTTCCCCGCCGAGCCCCCCGACGCCTACCTCCGGCTGAGCTTCGCGGCGGCCGCGAACATCGCCGAGCTGGTCGAGGGCGCGAGCCGGCTCGGCTGA
- a CDS encoding MDR family NADP-dependent oxidoreductase codes for MITREIQLTAQVVGTPTLDHFTVTTTEVEGEVVVRTDRIGLAATYLELMRADCTIPVPAWQPGRRVGVAAIGTVVRSDSPELAVGDLVQSMTGWSEYSAGPAIQYTKLDPVVDPGYYLGQGPTAYYGMADVAGVGEGDVVFVSGAAGGVGSLAGQIAKCLGAARVIGSAGSPAKVDYLVNELGYDAAFDYRDGSVADRLRELAPEGISVFFDVVGGEQYQAALQTARPGARFALCGSLSSQLGGAAERFPKPDHAAAQALGVELLPFSCYHTPDQIAAWREHFSTWLGEGRFVYPQTVVKGGIEDVPQAFLSLLQGSYRGNVSVRLS; via the coding sequence ATGATCACCCGCGAGATCCAGCTGACCGCACAGGTCGTCGGCACCCCCACGCTCGACCACTTCACTGTCACCACGACCGAGGTGGAGGGCGAGGTTGTGGTGCGGACTGACCGGATCGGGCTCGCCGCGACCTACCTGGAGCTGATGCGCGCCGACTGCACCATCCCGGTACCGGCCTGGCAGCCGGGCCGGCGGGTGGGCGTGGCCGCCATCGGCACCGTCGTCCGGTCCGACAGCCCCGAGCTCGCGGTCGGTGACCTGGTCCAGTCGATGACCGGCTGGAGCGAGTACTCGGCGGGCCCGGCCATCCAGTACACCAAGCTTGATCCCGTCGTGGACCCCGGCTACTACCTCGGTCAGGGGCCCACGGCCTACTACGGGATGGCCGACGTGGCGGGCGTCGGCGAGGGCGACGTGGTGTTCGTCTCCGGCGCGGCGGGCGGGGTCGGCTCGCTGGCCGGGCAGATCGCCAAGTGCCTGGGCGCGGCGCGGGTGATCGGCAGCGCCGGCAGCCCGGCCAAGGTCGACTATCTGGTGAACGAGCTCGGCTACGACGCCGCCTTCGACTACCGCGACGGCTCGGTGGCCGACCGGCTCCGAGAGCTCGCGCCCGAGGGCATTTCGGTGTTCTTCGACGTCGTGGGCGGCGAGCAGTATCAGGCCGCGCTGCAGACGGCCAGGCCCGGCGCCCGCTTCGCGCTGTGCGGCTCGCTGTCCAGCCAGCTCGGCGGTGCGGCGGAGCGCTTCCCCAAGCCCGATCACGCCGCGGCCCAGGCCCTGGGCGTCGAGCTGCTGCCGTTCTCCTGCTACCACACCCCCGACCAGATCGCCGCCTGGCGGGAACACTTCAGCACCTGGCTGGGCGAGGGCCGCTTCGTCTACCCGCAGACGGTCGTCAAGGGCGGGATCGAGGACGTGCCGCAGGCGTTCCTGTCCCTGCTCCAGGGGTCCTACCGGGGCAATGTCTCGGTGCGGCTGTCGTGA